In Microcaecilia unicolor chromosome 1, aMicUni1.1, whole genome shotgun sequence, the following are encoded in one genomic region:
- the LOC115481912 gene encoding olfactory receptor 1019-like yields MGGRNQTSVTEFILLGITRDPKLQIPFFVLFLLVYIITLLGNIGIILITRLDSRLQTPMYFFLLHLSILDICYSSGITPIALQTFLVEKKTISFLGCAVQLYYFLYFATAELYLLAVMAYDRYVAICNPLLYPVIMSRRLCIQLLSAAHMGGFCTGIIHTVCTFHLSYCESNVINHFFCDIPPLLVLSCTETSINELVLFIVAGFNTIATFTAILISYIFILSSILRIRSAEGRYKAFNTCGSHFTAVLIFYGTLFFTYLRPASSYSMEQDRVVSVFYAVLIPMLNPLIYSLRNKEVKAALMKV; encoded by the exons ATGGGCGGCAGGAACCAGACGTCAGTGACTGAGTTTATTCTTCTTGGAATCACTCGTGATCCAAAGCTCCAGATTCCATTCTTTGTGCTCTTCCTTCTGGTCTATATTATCACCCTGCTGGGTAATATTGGTATCATTCTTATAACTAGGTTGGATTCACGCCTGCAGACGccaatgtatttcttcctccttcATTTGTCAATTCTAGATATCTGTTATTCTTCAGGCATCACCCCTATAGCCCTGCAAACCTTCCTGGTAGAGAAAAAAACTATCTCTTTCCTTGGTTGTGCTGTACAACTgtattattttctatattttgctACTGCAGAATTGTATCTACTGGCAGTGATGGCATATGATCGATATGTGGCAATCTGTAACCCTTTGCTTTATCCAGTCATTATGAGCAGGAGACTGTGCATTCAGCTGCTGAGTGCAGCTCATATGGGTGGCTTTTGTACTGGCATAATACATACAGTTTGTACTTTTCATTTGTCCTACTGTGAGTCCAATGTAATAAATCACTTTTTTTGTGATATTCCTCCACTCTTAGTCCTTTCTTGCACAGAAACCTCTATTAATGAACTTGTACTTTTTATTGTTGCTGGGTTCAACACTATAGCCACCTTTACGGCCATCTTAATCTCTTACATCTTTATTCTGTCCAGCATCCTGAGGATTCGCTCCGCAGAAGGGAGATACAAAGCATTCAACACTTGCGGTTCTCACTTCACTGCTGTGTTGATATTTTACGGGACCCTGTTTTTCACCTACTTACGACCTGCTTCGAGTTATTCTATGGAGCAGGACAGAGTAGTTTCAGTCTTTTATGCAGTGTTAATCCCCATGTTAAACCCCCTGATTTATAGCCTGAGGAACAAGGAAGTAAAAGCAGCCTTGATGAAG GTCTAG